One genomic region from Salinicola endophyticus encodes:
- the sbmA gene encoding peptide antibiotic transporter SbmA, which yields MFRSFFPRPALLSLSALVWSLLCLGLWDTTANAWGAVIGLPPLAPGAELPIDVSRFWAPSFLWFYLYYILCTALFAAAWFRLSPHRWQRWSILGSALIVFLTYFSVQTSVAVNAWYGPFWDMVQRALSGDGAVSAADLYGEMLAFAGIAFVAVTVGVFNLFFVSHYIFRWRWAMNDYYMHHWSRLRHVEGAAQRVQEDTMRFSTTLEGLGVSLLKSVLTLIAFLPLLVTMSQHITELPLVGHVSNALVWSAVAWSLFGTLFLALAGVKLPGLEFRNQRVEAAYRKELVYGEDAAERARPATVAELFQAVRRNYFRLYWHYAYFNIARIFYLQADAVFAFIVLAPSIVAGKLTLGLLQQILNVFGQVRDSFQYLVNSWSTIIELLSIVKRLRTFERMIERTPEAPQATT from the coding sequence GTGTTTCGATCCTTCTTTCCTCGACCCGCGCTGCTCTCGCTCAGCGCACTCGTCTGGTCGCTGCTGTGCCTGGGGCTGTGGGACACCACCGCCAACGCCTGGGGTGCCGTCATCGGCCTGCCCCCGCTCGCCCCCGGCGCCGAGCTGCCGATCGATGTCTCGCGCTTCTGGGCGCCGTCGTTTTTGTGGTTCTACCTCTACTACATCCTGTGCACGGCGCTCTTCGCCGCCGCCTGGTTCCGCTTAAGCCCGCACCGCTGGCAGCGCTGGTCGATCCTCGGCAGCGCGCTGATCGTGTTCTTGACCTACTTCTCGGTCCAGACCAGCGTCGCGGTCAACGCCTGGTACGGGCCGTTCTGGGACATGGTGCAGCGGGCGCTGAGCGGCGACGGCGCGGTGAGCGCGGCGGATCTCTACGGCGAAATGCTCGCCTTCGCCGGTATCGCCTTCGTCGCGGTCACGGTGGGGGTGTTCAACCTGTTCTTCGTCAGCCACTACATCTTCCGCTGGCGTTGGGCGATGAACGACTACTACATGCACCACTGGTCGCGCCTGCGCCATGTCGAGGGGGCCGCTCAGCGCGTGCAGGAGGACACCATGCGTTTCTCCACCACGCTGGAGGGGCTGGGGGTGAGTCTGCTCAAGTCGGTGCTGACGCTGATCGCCTTCCTGCCGCTGCTGGTAACGATGTCCCAGCACATCACCGAACTGCCGCTGGTCGGGCACGTCTCCAACGCCCTGGTGTGGTCGGCGGTCGCCTGGTCGCTGTTCGGTACCCTGTTCCTGGCACTGGCAGGGGTCAAGCTACCGGGGCTGGAGTTTCGCAATCAGCGCGTGGAGGCGGCCTACCGCAAGGAGCTGGTCTACGGCGAGGACGCCGCCGAGCGCGCCCGCCCGGCCACGGTAGCGGAGCTTTTTCAGGCGGTGCGGCGCAACTACTTCCGGCTCTACTGGCACTATGCCTACTTCAATATCGCGCGCATCTTCTACCTGCAGGCGGATGCGGTCTTTGCCTTCATCGTGCTGGCGCCCTCGATCGTCGCCGGCAAGCTGACCCTGGGCCTGTTGCAGCAGATCCTCAACGTCTTCGGCCAGGTGCGCGACTCCTTCCAGTATCTGGTCAACTCTTGGTCGACCATCATCGAACTGCTGTCGATCGTCAAACGTCTGCGCACCTTCGAGCGGATGATCGAACGCACGCCGGAGGCCCCCCAGGCAACGACCTGA
- a CDS encoding dipeptide ABC transporter ATP-binding protein, with protein MSREAVLRARHLTRYYEIKGGPFSRPATVKALNEASFELFAGQTLAVVGESGCGKSTLARVLTMIEPPTSGELSINGQAVALKPGQRPPAALRREVQIIFQNPYGSLNPRKTVATMLEEPLKLNRREMSASQRRAAALEMIEKVGLRPEHADRYPHMFSGGQRQRIAIARALMLNPKILVLDEPVSALDLSIQAQVLNLLADLQDEFGLAYVFISHDLSVVRRIADDVIVMYFGQPVETGPAETVFSQPRHPYTQALFSATPVADPNRRRERVRLKGEPPSPLAPPPGCPFAPRCHRATEACTRTDPPLEPVDDTVSVACIHVETRGAQAAS; from the coding sequence ATGAGCCGTGAAGCGGTACTGCGCGCGCGTCACCTGACGCGCTACTACGAGATCAAGGGCGGGCCGTTCTCCAGGCCGGCCACGGTCAAGGCGCTCAACGAGGCCTCGTTCGAGCTGTTCGCCGGGCAGACGCTGGCGGTGGTCGGCGAGTCGGGCTGCGGCAAGTCGACCCTGGCGCGGGTGCTGACGATGATCGAGCCGCCCACCAGCGGCGAGCTCAGCATCAACGGCCAGGCGGTGGCGCTCAAGCCGGGCCAGCGCCCGCCGGCGGCGCTGCGCCGCGAGGTGCAGATCATCTTCCAGAACCCCTATGGCTCGCTCAACCCGCGCAAGACCGTGGCGACCATGCTGGAGGAGCCGCTCAAGCTCAACCGCCGCGAGATGAGCGCAAGCCAGCGCCGCGCCGCCGCGCTGGAGATGATCGAGAAGGTGGGCCTGCGCCCCGAGCACGCCGATCGCTACCCGCACATGTTCTCCGGCGGCCAGCGTCAGCGTATCGCGATCGCCCGCGCGCTGATGCTCAACCCTAAGATCCTGGTGCTCGACGAGCCGGTCTCGGCGCTGGATCTGTCGATCCAGGCCCAGGTGCTCAATCTGCTCGCGGATCTACAGGATGAGTTCGGGCTGGCCTACGTGTTCATCTCCCACGATCTCTCGGTGGTGCGGCGCATCGCCGACGACGTCATCGTGATGTACTTCGGCCAGCCGGTGGAGACGGGGCCGGCGGAGACGGTTTTCAGCCAGCCGCGCCACCCCTACACCCAGGCGCTGTTCTCGGCCACGCCGGTGGCCGACCCCAACCGGCGCCGCGAGCGGGTACGGCTAAAAGGCGAGCCGCCGTCACCGCTGGCGCCGCCGCCGGGCTGCCCGTTCGCCCCGCGCTGCCATCGTGCCACCGAGGCCTGCACCCGCACCGACCCGCCGCTGGAGCCGGTGGACGACACGGTCAGCGTGGCCTGTATCCACGTCGAGACCCGGGGCGCGCAGGCGGCGTCCTGA
- a CDS encoding sn-glycerol-3-phosphate ABC transporter ATP-binding protein UgpC codes for MATLTCRQLGKTYKGGQRAVDGIDLTLESGELMVVVGPSGCGKSTFLRLVAGLETISDGELEIGGTLANRLEPAQRGVAMVFQNYALYPHMSVFDNMAYALKLQKRPREEITRRVREAATLLGIEALLERRPRQLSGGQRQRVAMGRAIVREPRVFLFDEPLSNLDAALRVQMRLEIRRLQQRLGASMLYVTHDQVEAMTLADRLVVMRDGRIEQIGTPMSLFETPASCFVARFIGSPAMNLLPVTHSDGRARLPGGLILETDALEAEARADTAANAEVKAPARAATLGVRPEHLRLDPQGEFAVTLEMIERLGVDALAYCRLPGLDAPLTARLPLATLEAAALREGSEIRLGVDGPLHLFDAEERRLARRARLVAETSAATSRIA; via the coding sequence ATGGCCACGCTGACATGCCGCCAGCTCGGCAAGACCTACAAGGGCGGCCAGCGCGCCGTCGACGGTATCGATCTGACCCTGGAAAGTGGCGAGCTGATGGTCGTGGTGGGCCCCTCGGGCTGCGGGAAGTCGACCTTCCTGCGGCTGGTGGCGGGGCTCGAGACTATCAGTGATGGCGAGCTGGAGATCGGCGGGACGCTGGCCAACCGCCTGGAGCCGGCCCAGCGCGGGGTGGCGATGGTATTCCAGAACTACGCCCTCTACCCGCACATGAGCGTGTTCGACAACATGGCCTATGCGCTCAAGCTGCAGAAGCGCCCGCGCGAGGAGATCACGCGCCGGGTACGCGAGGCCGCGACCCTGCTGGGCATCGAGGCGCTGCTCGAACGCCGCCCGCGCCAGCTCTCCGGCGGCCAGCGCCAGCGCGTGGCGATGGGCAGGGCGATCGTGCGCGAGCCGCGCGTGTTCCTGTTCGACGAGCCGCTCTCCAACCTCGATGCCGCGCTGCGCGTGCAGATGCGCCTGGAGATTCGACGCCTGCAGCAGCGCCTGGGCGCGAGCATGCTCTATGTCACCCACGACCAGGTCGAGGCGATGACCCTGGCCGACCGTCTGGTCGTCATGCGCGACGGCCGCATCGAGCAGATCGGCACTCCGATGAGCCTGTTCGAGACGCCCGCCAGTTGCTTCGTGGCGCGCTTCATCGGCTCACCGGCGATGAACCTGCTGCCGGTGACCCACAGCGACGGCAGAGCACGGCTGCCCGGCGGCCTGATCCTCGAAACAGACGCCCTCGAGGCCGAAGCCAGGGCCGATACGGCGGCGAACGCGGAGGTCAAGGCGCCCGCGCGTGCCGCCACCCTGGGCGTACGCCCGGAGCATCTGCGCCTCGACCCGCAGGGCGAGTTCGCGGTCACCCTGGAGATGATCGAACGCCTGGGGGTGGATGCGCTGGCCTACTGCCGCCTGCCGGGGCTCGACGCCCCGCTCACCGCGCGGCTGCCGCTGGCCACGCTGGAGGCCGCGGCACTGCGTGAGGGCAGCGAGATCCGCCTCGGCGTCGACGGCCCGCTGCACCTGTTCGACGCCGAAGAGCGGCGTCTGGCACGGCGGGCGCGTCTTGTCGCCGAGACATCAGCAGCGACATCGCGCATCGCCTGA
- the ugpA gene encoding sn-glycerol-3-phosphate ABC transporter permease UgpA, translated as MTTFERHSVTPWLLLAPQLAVVAIFFFWPAAESVRQAFYVQDAFGLGERFVGLANFQHVLSSPGYWHAFGVTALFSLLVAAGAMGLALLLAVLADRVLHGAKLYRVLLTWPYAVAPAVAGLLWLFMFDPVLGVLTHALAAFGVHWDAQLDPGQALALVVIASIWQQMSYNFVFFLAGLQMIPASLLEAAAIDGAGPFRRFFGITLPLLSPTAFFLLVMNSVYVLFETFATIDNTTLGGPGGATRTLVYKLYEDGFVGRDLGGSSAQSVLLMLLVGVLTFIQFRYLERKVAY; from the coding sequence ATGACCACTTTCGAACGTCACTCCGTCACTCCCTGGCTGCTGCTGGCGCCCCAGCTCGCGGTGGTTGCCATCTTCTTCTTCTGGCCCGCCGCCGAGTCAGTGCGTCAGGCGTTCTACGTGCAGGATGCCTTCGGCCTCGGTGAGCGCTTCGTCGGGCTCGCCAACTTTCAGCATGTGCTCAGCTCCCCCGGCTACTGGCACGCCTTCGGCGTCACCGCGCTGTTCAGCCTGCTGGTGGCGGCGGGCGCCATGGGTCTGGCACTGCTGCTGGCGGTCCTCGCCGACCGCGTGCTCCACGGCGCCAAGCTCTACCGCGTGCTGCTCACCTGGCCCTATGCGGTAGCACCGGCGGTGGCAGGGCTTTTGTGGCTGTTCATGTTCGACCCGGTGCTCGGCGTGCTGACCCACGCCCTGGCCGCTTTCGGCGTGCACTGGGATGCCCAGCTCGACCCCGGCCAGGCGCTGGCGCTGGTGGTGATCGCCTCGATCTGGCAGCAGATGAGCTATAACTTCGTGTTCTTTCTCGCCGGGCTGCAGATGATCCCCGCCTCGCTGCTCGAGGCCGCCGCCATCGACGGCGCCGGGCCGTTTCGGCGCTTCTTCGGCATCACCCTGCCGCTGCTGTCGCCGACCGCCTTCTTCCTGCTGGTGATGAACAGCGTCTACGTGCTGTTCGAGACCTTCGCCACCATCGACAACACCACCCTGGGCGGCCCCGGCGGCGCCACCCGCACGCTGGTCTACAAGCTCTACGAGGATGGCTTCGTGGGCCGCGACCTGGGCGGCTCCAGCGCCCAGTCGGTGCTGCTGATGCTGCTGGTCGGGGTGCTCACCTTCATCCAGTTCCGCTATCTCGAACGCAAGGTCGCCTACTGA
- the ugpB gene encoding sn-glycerol-3-phosphate ABC transporter substrate-binding protein UgpB produces MRLTPMLLPFVAVTALSLSTSAQAATTITWWHAMEGVLGEKVNAIADEFNASQDDYVVKPVYKGSYSDNLTATIAAFRAGQAPAITQVFEVGTATMMNAKGAIYPVYQLMQDTGTAFDPDAFLPAVKSYYTSRDGHMLSMPFNSSTPVLYYNKDAFAKAGIETPPKTWAEVGKDAHKLVESGAAECGLTTAWPSWTQLENFSAINDVPFATQANGFNGTDARLVFDKQPATVGHIQDLAEWQKSHAFEYGGRADNGTKRFQSGRCAMLTTSSASRAGIQEAAKGKFTFGIAPLPYDAEAVSQPRNSIIGGASLWVMQGQSDKVYKGVAEFLNFLSSPAIQADWASFTGYVPITTAAYQQLKEEGFYAKTPGASVAIDQLTRGTPDDNGRGLRLGNMPQIRNIIAEQLEKAFNGSEPAAQALTEAAKRGNAELEQFERSVSN; encoded by the coding sequence GTGCGCCTTACCCCTATGCTGCTTCCGTTCGTCGCTGTCACCGCGCTCTCTCTCTCCACCTCGGCCCAGGCGGCCACCACCATCACCTGGTGGCACGCCATGGAGGGCGTGCTCGGCGAGAAGGTCAACGCCATCGCCGACGAGTTCAACGCCTCCCAGGACGACTATGTGGTCAAGCCCGTCTACAAGGGCAGCTACAGCGATAATCTGACCGCGACCATCGCTGCTTTCCGCGCCGGCCAGGCACCGGCGATCACCCAGGTGTTCGAGGTCGGCACGGCGACGATGATGAACGCCAAGGGCGCGATCTATCCGGTCTACCAGTTGATGCAGGACACCGGCACGGCGTTCGATCCCGACGCCTTCCTTCCGGCGGTGAAGAGCTACTACACCTCGCGCGACGGCCACATGCTGTCGATGCCTTTCAACTCCTCCACCCCGGTGCTTTATTACAACAAGGACGCCTTCGCCAAGGCCGGCATCGAGACGCCGCCCAAGACCTGGGCCGAGGTCGGCAAGGACGCCCACAAGCTGGTCGAGAGCGGCGCCGCCGAGTGCGGTCTGACCACCGCCTGGCCGAGCTGGACCCAGCTGGAGAACTTCAGCGCGATCAACGATGTGCCCTTCGCCACCCAGGCCAACGGCTTCAATGGTACCGACGCCCGCCTGGTGTTCGACAAGCAGCCGGCCACGGTGGGGCATATCCAGGATCTGGCCGAGTGGCAGAAGAGCCACGCCTTCGAGTATGGCGGCCGCGCCGACAACGGCACCAAGCGTTTCCAGTCGGGGCGCTGCGCCATGCTGACCACCTCCTCCGCCTCGCGTGCGGGTATCCAGGAAGCCGCCAAGGGCAAGTTCACCTTCGGCATCGCCCCGCTGCCCTATGACGCCGAAGCGGTGAGCCAGCCCCGCAACTCGATCATCGGCGGCGCCTCGCTGTGGGTCATGCAGGGCCAGTCGGACAAGGTCTACAAAGGCGTGGCCGAGTTCCTCAACTTCCTCTCCTCGCCGGCGATACAGGCCGACTGGGCCAGCTTCACCGGCTATGTGCCGATCACCACTGCCGCCTATCAGCAGTTGAAAGAAGAGGGCTTCTACGCCAAGACGCCGGGCGCCAGCGTGGCGATCGACCAGCTGACCCGGGGCACGCCGGATGACAACGGCCGCGGCCTGCGTCTGGGCAACATGCCGCAGATCCGCAACATCATCGCCGAGCAGCTGGAGAAAGCGTTCAACGGCAGCGAGCCCGCCGCCCAGGCACTGACCGAGGCCGCCAAGCGTGGCAATGCGGAGCTCGAGCAGTTCGAGCGCAGCGTCTCGAACTAG
- the ugpE gene encoding sn-glycerol-3-phosphate ABC transporter permease UgpE, producing MRYRRPGLDGLTHLLLIIGVVIFGLPLWLALTASTHSAADLQNGIAPLWFGDQGLANYWQLLSQPMPGLGVSALRLLGNSLVMALGIALGKIAISLLAAYAIVFFRFPCRTLCFWLIFVTLMLPVEVRIVPTYGVVARFGLIDTYAGMILPLIASATATFLLRQCFLSLPSELFEAARLDGAGPLRFLKDFVLPLSRTNLAALFVIMFIYSWNQYLWPLLAANSPDHATAVISLKNLVQSTDTLPPWQLATAMTLLTVLPPVVVIVAMQRFFVRGLTDAEK from the coding sequence ATGCGCTATCGTCGCCCCGGCCTCGACGGCCTCACTCACCTGCTGCTGATCATTGGCGTGGTGATCTTCGGGCTACCGCTGTGGCTCGCGCTCACCGCCTCCACCCATAGTGCCGCGGATCTGCAGAACGGCATCGCCCCGCTGTGGTTCGGCGACCAGGGGCTGGCCAACTACTGGCAGCTACTGTCGCAGCCGATGCCCGGGCTCGGCGTCAGCGCCCTGCGCCTGCTCGGCAACTCGCTGGTGATGGCGCTGGGTATCGCCCTGGGCAAGATCGCGATCTCGCTGCTGGCCGCCTATGCCATCGTGTTCTTCCGCTTTCCCTGCCGCACGCTCTGCTTCTGGCTGATCTTCGTCACCCTGATGCTGCCGGTGGAAGTGCGCATCGTGCCGACCTACGGCGTGGTGGCGCGCTTCGGGCTGATCGATACCTACGCCGGGATGATCCTGCCGCTGATCGCCTCGGCCACCGCCACCTTCCTGCTGCGCCAGTGCTTTCTGAGCCTGCCGTCGGAGCTGTTCGAGGCGGCACGGCTGGATGGCGCCGGGCCGCTGCGCTTTCTCAAGGATTTCGTGCTGCCGCTGTCGCGGACCAACCTCGCGGCGCTGTTCGTGATCATGTTCATCTATAGCTGGAACCAGTACCTGTGGCCGCTGCTGGCGGCCAACTCGCCGGATCACGCCACCGCCGTGATCAGTCTGAAGAATCTGGTGCAGTCCACCGACACCCTGCCGCCCTGGCAACTGGCCACCGCGATGACGCTGCTCACGGTGCTGCCGCCGGTGGTGGTGATCGTCGCCATGCAGCGCTTCTTCGTGCGTGGGCTGACCGATGCCGAAAAGTGA
- a CDS encoding oligopeptide/dipeptide ABC transporter ATP-binding protein, translated as MALLDIAGLSVRFQTNSGLFTAVENVDIQVDHGDVLSIVGESGSGKSVSMLATMGLLPWTAQVSAERMAFDGQDLQRLSSRQRRRIVGGEMSMIFQEPMSSLNPCFTVGTQIDEMIKQHKGGSRRERHERALELLAQVGIPDPARRIKAYPHQLSGGMSQRVMIAMAISCDPRLLIADEPTTALDVTIQAQILELLLKLQEEKGMALILITHDMGVVAETAKQVIVQYAGRQVEQQEVRSLFAHPRHPYTEALLSALPERAAGQSRLPTIPGVVPGQHDRPTGCLFNPRCRYATDHCREVEPVAAPDDPARTLCHYPLGRPDGEASSDPSPGVSPEASSPSRPEVRP; from the coding sequence CTGAGCGTGCGATTCCAGACCAACAGTGGCCTGTTCACGGCGGTCGAGAACGTCGATATCCAGGTGGATCACGGCGACGTGCTGTCGATCGTCGGCGAGTCCGGCTCGGGCAAGTCGGTCTCGATGCTGGCGACCATGGGGCTGCTGCCGTGGACCGCCCAGGTCAGCGCCGAGCGCATGGCCTTCGACGGCCAGGATCTGCAGCGTCTGAGTTCGCGTCAGCGCCGGCGCATCGTCGGCGGCGAGATGTCGATGATCTTTCAGGAGCCGATGAGCAGCCTGAATCCGTGCTTCACCGTGGGCACCCAGATCGACGAGATGATCAAGCAGCACAAGGGCGGCTCGCGCCGCGAGCGTCACGAGCGGGCGCTGGAACTGCTCGCCCAGGTGGGGATTCCCGACCCGGCGCGGCGGATCAAGGCGTATCCGCATCAGCTCTCCGGCGGCATGAGCCAGCGGGTGATGATCGCCATGGCGATCTCCTGCGATCCGCGGCTGCTGATCGCCGACGAGCCGACCACGGCGCTGGATGTCACCATTCAGGCCCAGATCCTCGAACTGCTGCTCAAGCTGCAGGAGGAGAAGGGCATGGCGCTGATCCTGATCACCCACGACATGGGCGTGGTCGCCGAGACCGCCAAGCAGGTGATCGTGCAGTACGCCGGGCGCCAGGTGGAGCAGCAGGAGGTGAGGTCGCTGTTCGCCCACCCGCGCCACCCCTATACCGAGGCGCTGCTCTCGGCCCTGCCGGAGCGCGCCGCGGGGCAGTCGCGGCTGCCGACCATCCCCGGCGTGGTGCCGGGCCAGCACGACCGCCCCACCGGCTGTCTGTTCAACCCGCGCTGCCGTTACGCCACCGACCACTGCCGCGAGGTGGAGCCGGTGGCGGCGCCGGATGACCCGGCGCGCACGCTGTGCCACTACCCGCTCGGGCGGCCGGATGGCGAGGCGTCATCCGACCCTTCCCCCGGCGTCTCGCCCGAGGCGTCTTCCCCCTCGCGACCGGAGGTGCGTCCATGA